A region from the Streptomyces sp. 3214.6 genome encodes:
- the sucD gene encoding succinate--CoA ligase subunit alpha: MAIFLNKDSKVIVQGMTGATGMKHTKLMLADGTNIVGGVNPRKAGTSVDIDGTEIPVFGTVAEAIEKTGANVSVLFVPPAFAKAAVVEAIDAEIPLAVVITEGIAVHDSAAFYAYAVSQGNKTRIIGPNCPGLITPGQSNAGIIPGDITKPGRIGLVSKSGTLTYQMMYELRDIGFSSAVGIGGDPVIGTTHIDALAAFEADPDTDLIVMIGEIGGDAEERAAAFIKDNVKKPVVGYVAGFTAPEGKTMGHAGAIVSGSSGTAAAKKEALEAAGVKVGKTPTETAKLAREILSAG; encoded by the coding sequence ATGGCTATCTTCCTCAACAAGGACTCCAAGGTCATCGTCCAGGGCATGACCGGTGCCACGGGCATGAAGCACACCAAGCTCATGCTGGCCGACGGCACGAACATCGTCGGTGGCGTGAACCCGCGCAAGGCGGGCACGTCCGTCGACATCGACGGCACCGAGATCCCGGTCTTCGGCACGGTCGCCGAGGCGATCGAGAAGACGGGCGCCAACGTGTCCGTCCTCTTCGTGCCGCCGGCGTTCGCCAAGGCCGCCGTGGTCGAGGCGATCGACGCCGAGATCCCCCTCGCCGTCGTCATCACCGAGGGCATCGCCGTCCACGACTCGGCCGCGTTCTACGCGTACGCCGTGTCCCAGGGCAACAAGACCCGGATCATCGGCCCGAACTGCCCCGGTCTCATCACGCCGGGTCAGTCGAACGCCGGCATCATCCCGGGCGACATCACCAAGCCGGGCCGTATCGGCCTGGTCTCGAAGTCCGGCACGCTGACGTACCAGATGATGTACGAGCTGCGTGACATCGGCTTCTCCTCCGCCGTCGGCATCGGTGGCGACCCGGTCATCGGCACCACGCACATCGACGCGCTCGCCGCGTTCGAGGCCGACCCCGACACCGACCTGATCGTGATGATCGGTGAGATCGGCGGCGACGCCGAGGAGCGGGCCGCGGCCTTCATCAAGGACAACGTGAAGAAGCCGGTCGTCGGCTACGTCGCGGGCTTCACCGCGCCCGAGGGCAAGACCATGGGCCACGCCGGCGCCATCGTCTCCGGCTCCTCCGGTACGGCCGCGGCGAAGAAGGAGGCCCTCGAGGCCGCCGGCGTCAAGGTCGGCAAGACGCCGACCGAGACGGCGAAGCTGGCGCGGGAGATCCTCTCCGCGGGCTGA
- the sucC gene encoding ADP-forming succinate--CoA ligase subunit beta, whose product MDLFEYQARDLFAKHDVPVLAGEVIDTPEAARAATERLGGKSVVKAQVKVGGRGKAGGVKLAATPDEAVARATDILGMDIKGHTVHKVMIAETAPEILEEYYVSFLLDRANRTFLSIASVEGGMEIEEVAATRPEAVAKTPIDANEGVTPEKAAEIVAAANFPAEVADKVANVLVTLWKTFIEEDALLVEVNPLAKVASGDVIALDGKVSLDENAEFRQPGHEEFVDHASANPLEAAAKAKNLNYVKLDGEVGIIGNGAGLVMSTLDVVAYAGENHGGVKPANFLDIGGGASAAVMANGLEIILGDPDVKSVFVNVFGGITACDEVANGIVQALKLLEDRGEDVTKPLVVRLDGNNAELGRQILSDANHPLVQRVDTMDGAADKAAELAAAK is encoded by the coding sequence GTGGACCTGTTCGAGTACCAGGCGAGGGACCTCTTCGCCAAGCACGATGTACCGGTGCTGGCCGGTGAAGTCATCGACACGCCTGAGGCGGCCCGCGCAGCCACCGAGCGGCTCGGTGGCAAGTCCGTCGTCAAGGCCCAGGTGAAGGTCGGCGGCCGTGGCAAGGCCGGTGGCGTGAAGCTCGCCGCCACCCCGGACGAGGCCGTCGCCCGCGCGACGGACATCCTCGGCATGGACATCAAGGGCCACACGGTCCACAAGGTGATGATCGCCGAGACGGCCCCGGAGATCCTGGAGGAGTACTACGTCTCCTTCCTCCTCGACCGTGCCAACCGCACCTTCCTCTCCATCGCGTCCGTCGAGGGCGGCATGGAGATCGAGGAGGTGGCTGCCACCCGTCCGGAGGCCGTCGCCAAGACGCCGATCGACGCCAACGAGGGTGTGACCCCCGAGAAGGCCGCTGAGATCGTCGCCGCCGCGAACTTCCCGGCCGAGGTCGCCGACAAGGTCGCGAACGTCCTGGTCACCCTGTGGAAGACCTTCATCGAAGAGGACGCGCTCCTCGTCGAGGTCAACCCGCTGGCCAAGGTCGCCTCCGGTGACGTCATCGCCCTGGACGGCAAGGTCTCCCTGGACGAGAACGCCGAGTTCCGTCAGCCGGGACACGAGGAGTTCGTCGACCACGCGTCGGCCAACCCGCTCGAGGCCGCCGCCAAGGCGAAGAACCTCAACTACGTCAAGCTCGACGGCGAGGTCGGCATCATCGGCAACGGCGCGGGTCTCGTCATGAGCACCCTGGACGTCGTCGCGTACGCCGGTGAGAACCACGGTGGCGTCAAGCCCGCCAACTTCCTCGACATCGGCGGCGGCGCCTCCGCGGCCGTCATGGCGAACGGCCTGGAGATCATCCTCGGCGACCCGGACGTCAAGTCCGTCTTCGTCAACGTCTTCGGCGGCATCACCGCGTGCGACGAGGTCGCCAACGGCATCGTCCAGGCGCTGAAGCTCCTGGAGGACCGCGGCGAGGACGTCACCAAGCCGCTCGTCGTCCGGCTGGACGGCAACAACGCCGAGCTGGGTCGTCAGATCCTCTCCGACGCCAACCACCCGCTGGTCCAGCGTGTGGACACCATGGACGGCGCGGCCGACAAGGCCGCCGAGCTCGCGGCTGCGAAGTAA